From Rutidosis leptorrhynchoides isolate AG116_Rl617_1_P2 chromosome 3, CSIRO_AGI_Rlap_v1, whole genome shotgun sequence, a single genomic window includes:
- the LOC139896041 gene encoding multifunctional methyltransferase subunit TRM112 homolog A-like, translating to MRLLTHNMLSSNIKGVVNGFPLLIEAEKVTEKQVDFNPDFLKNMFTKIDWKALTDASKTLGYAELPEEVPDQSVLDSDDFLQKFHHALLEIHLEEGALVCPETGRKFPVNKGIPNMLLHEDEV from the coding sequence atgagactactaacacaCAACATGCTTTCATCAAACATCAAAGGTGTAGTCAACGGATTCCCTCTTTTAATTGAAGCTGAAAAGGTAACCGAAAAACAAGTCGATTTCAATCCTGATTTTCTCAAAAACATGTTCACCAAAATCGATTGGAAAGCCCTAACCGACGCTTCCAAAACCTTGGGATACGCTGAACTTCCGGAAGAAGTTCCCGATCAATCAGTCCTCGATTCCGATGATTTTTTGCAGAAATTTCATCACGCGCTTCTTGAAATTCACCTCGAAGAAGGCGCGCTTGTGTGCCCGGAGACCGGTCGTAAGTTTCCTGTTAACAAAGGGATACCTAATATGCTTCTTCATGAAGATGAGGTCTGA